One window of Ailuropoda melanoleuca isolate Jingjing chromosome 3, ASM200744v2, whole genome shotgun sequence genomic DNA carries:
- the LOC117801436 gene encoding olfactory receptor 1361-like — protein MDRHNQTTLTEFLLLGLSGHLEQEDVLFGLFLGMYLVTIIGNLLIMLAISGDSHLYTPMYFFLANLSSVDICFSSVTIPKMLVNHILGSKSISYVECMTQIYFFITFPNMDGLLLSVMAYDRYVAICCPLHYTMIMKPKLCILLVVASWVVTNLHALLHTLLMVQLTFCFNNTVHHFFCDPYAILKLSCSDTFINDLMVFTVGGLIFLTPFTCIILSYACILSKVLKLPSAHGIRRALSTCGSHLTVVSLFYGAILGVYMRPSSSYSVQDTAATVIFTVVTPLVNPFIYSLRNQDMKGALRKLVIRRLILSRL, from the coding sequence ATGGACAGACACAACCAGACGACACTGACAGAATTCCTTCTCCTGGGACTCTCTGGGCATTTAGAGCAGGAAGACGTTCTCTTTGGGCTGTTCTTGGGGATGTACTTGGTCACCATCATTGGGAACTTGCTCATCATGTTGGCCATCAGCGGGGACAGTCATCTctacacccccatgtacttcttcttGGCTAACCTCTCTTCTGTCGACATCTGCTTTTCATCAGTCACAATCCCCAAGATGCTGGTGAATCACATACTGGGAAGCAAGTCTATCTCTTATGTGGAATGCATGACCCAGATCTACTTCTTCATCACTTTCCCCAACATGGATGGGCTCCTCCTCagtgtgatggcctatgaccgttaCGTAGCCATCTGTTGCCCACTCCACTACACCATGATCATGAAGCCCAAACTCTGTATCCTTCTGGTGGTGGCATCGTGGGTCGTTACAAACCTGCATGCTCTCCTGCACACTCTTCTCATGGTCCAACTCACATTTTGTTTCAACAATACTGTGCATCATTTTTTCTGTGACCCCTATGCAATTCTAAAGCTGTCTTGTTCTGATACCTTTATCAATGACCTGATGGTATTCACTGTGGGGGGACTGATATTTCTGACACCGTTTACATGCATCATTCTCTCATATGCTTGTATCCTCTCCAAAGTACTGAAGTTGCCATCTGCCCACGGAATAAGGAGAGCCTTGTCCACATGTGGATCCCACCTCACTGTGGTCTCCCTCTTCTACGGGGCAATCCTGGGGGTGTATATGCGCCCTTCATCCTCCTACTCGGTCCAAGACACGGCGGCCACTGTCATCTTCACAGTGGTGACTCCCCTGGTCAATCCCTTCATCTACAGTCTGAGAAATCAGGACATGAAGGGAGCCTTAAGGAAACTAGTTATTAGGAGACTAATTTTGTCAAGACTCTAG